From a single Apium graveolens cultivar Ventura chromosome 2, ASM990537v1, whole genome shotgun sequence genomic region:
- the LOC141697050 gene encoding uncharacterized protein LOC141697050 — MESKDDSYVDIINDGPPYPTKVIAMTTTVLEHYIRKEKSEWSDVEKDAMLKDAKIGIILHNSLNNVMSNMVIYYKTAKAIWDALKTQCQGTLEIKKNRRDVLVQEYEQFDAKSDETITDIYDRFMTLFNDLSFIGKEYDKEDSNRKFLRALPEEWDTQISIIMYQYDLDHFHWMKSMEC; from the coding sequence atggaAAGTAAAGATGATAGCTATGTTGATATCATCAATGATGGACCACCCTATCCTACAAAGGTTATTGCAATGACAACCACTGTTCTTGAGCATTACATAAGGAAAGAAAAATCTGAATGGTCAGATGTTGAAAAAGATGCAATGCTTAAAGATGCCAAGATCGGAATTATTCTTCACAACAGTTTGAATAATGTTATGTCAAACATGGTGATTTATTACAAAACTGCAAAAGCTATATGGGATGCATTgaaaactcaatgtcaaggaaccctagaaatcaagaagaatagaagggATGTTCTTGTTCAAGAGTATGAACAGTTTGATGCTAAGTCTGATGAAACCATTACAGACATATATGACAGATTCATGACACTGTTCAATGATCTGTCATTCATTGGAAAGGAGTATGACAAGGAGGACTCCAATCGTAAGTTTTTAAGGGCTTTACCTGAGGAATGGGATACACAGATATCCATTATCATGTATCAATATGACTTGGATCATTTTCActggatgaaatctatggaatgctga